A stretch of the Aegilops tauschii subsp. strangulata cultivar AL8/78 chromosome 4, Aet v6.0, whole genome shotgun sequence genome encodes the following:
- the LOC109764487 gene encoding probable esterase D14L: MGIVEEAHNLRVVGEGKRGVIVLAHGFGTDQSVWKHLVPHLVADYRVVLFDTMGAGPTNPDYFDFSRYATLEGYALDLLAILEELGMASCIYVGHSVSAVIGVLASISRPDLFSKLVLLSASPRYLNDVDYYGGFEQEELDELFEAMRSNYKAWCSGFAPLCVGGDLESVSVQEFSRTLFNIRPDIALSVAQTIFQSDVRTLLPLVSVPCHIVQSTKDLAVPVVVSEYLHKHLGGDSIVEVMPSEGHLPQLSSPDIVTPVLLRHIQHDIAF; the protein is encoded by the exons ATGGGGATCGTGGAGGAGGCACACAACCTGCGGGTTGTCGGGGAGGGGAAGCGCGGAGTGATCGTTCTTGCGCACGGCTTCGGCACGGACCAGTCGGTGTGGAAGCACCTGGTGCCGCACCTCGTCGCTGACTACCGCGTCGTCCTCTTCGACACCATGGGCGCCGGGCCGACCAACCCAGACTACTTCGATTTTTCCCGCTACGCCACGCTCGAGGGATATGCGCTCGATCTGCTCGCCATCCTGGAGGAGCTCGGGATGGCCTCCTGCATCTACGTCGGCCACTCCGTCTCCGCCGTAATCGGCGTGCTCGCCTCCATCTCCCGTCCCGACCTCTTCTCCaagctcgtactcctctccgcttCTCCCAG GTACCTCAATGATGTGGATTACTATGGGGGATTTGAGCAGGAGGAGCTTGATGAGCTCTTTGAAGCGATGAGATCAAACTATAAGGCCTGGTGCTCAGGTTTTGCACCACTCTGTGTTGGAGGGGACCTGGAATCTGTGTCAGTTCAGGAGTTCAGCCGAACTCTCTTCAACATTCGCCCAGACATAGCCCTGAGCGTTGCCCAGACGATCTTCCAGAGTGATGTGCGCACCCTCCTACCGCTCGTCTCGGTCCCATGCCATATCGTTCAGAGCACCAAGGACCTCGCAGTGCCAGTTGTGGTGTCAGAGTACTTGCACAAGCATCTTGGTGGCGACTCCATCGTTGAGGTGATGCCCTCTGAGGGCCATCTCCCCCAGCTTAGCTCACCGGACATTGTCACCCCCGTATTGCTCCGACACATCCAGCATGACATTGCATTCTAA